In one Gemmatimonadota bacterium genomic region, the following are encoded:
- a CDS encoding ATP-binding protein: protein MNGSTTASARTPSAGFSLTLGDQAFLAFAALYLLALRMMAVLPPVARDIVNVAFFGAAVFTIVAQWQNADDPNLDPATRRVWQWLAAASGMLFVSGGTWTTWAALHHQAVTPEWSDWLALAYVPFAIVGYRLVPRDPRVSARDPRVLLDIALLVVGGVTLSWHFSVRLLLERTNVPIRAVDVVNIIGDWAVYLGAAAALIRSRSRILRTAISINLAAHLFATLSDYAWVNATAYRPGDAIDAFWFGTWVLRWAAARHQWHAGRRPRVGNGERWDGTYRSGIAPTLVVAFTYTLLVKVVLTGDADTRGIIIVATLLTLLLLVRQRAELTANQSLSQTHVALTRRFQTLLANASDYIIVIDPQLRLRWVSPSLGFLSAAERVAPFADLVHPDDRAFTLRWLVHSESDERAPSRQCRVRGADGWMEVELRVEDRRNDPSVGGFVINGRDLAAEHALEGRLRHAAKLTTLHDIAGRIAHAFNNLLAMISGHAELLATDLADDPSASADIAAIRAAADRGAGITRQLLGFTGSHVIQAVQLPVTATIDALAPALVRTLPQNIRLDLALNAPDAHVLFDRSQFEQVLLNLVINARDAMPKGGVIRIAAVAELFDADRDVVVIRVHDDGTGIPAESLHHIFEPFFTTKAPGMGTGLGLAMVDTIVRRASGRVAVESTEGRGTTVSLHLPRTTAPAQTILEAPTAPSAAPRRGTVLLVDDETGVRRVSRRMLERAGYAVIEAGGGAEAIALAAQPELAIDILVTDMMMPDVSGHDVIERFVTLRPATPIIVVTGFAAEGIDQSPLDPAVKAILAKPFNAKNFIRIVSAALTGKDEPSDHERSDGS from the coding sequence ATGAACGGCTCCACCACCGCCTCGGCGCGGACACCGTCAGCTGGGTTTTCGCTGACGTTGGGCGACCAAGCATTCCTCGCCTTCGCCGCCTTGTATCTTCTGGCGTTGCGGATGATGGCGGTTCTGCCGCCTGTCGCGCGGGACATCGTGAACGTTGCGTTCTTTGGCGCGGCCGTGTTCACGATCGTCGCCCAATGGCAGAACGCGGACGATCCCAACCTCGATCCGGCCACGCGCCGCGTCTGGCAGTGGCTCGCGGCGGCGTCTGGGATGCTCTTCGTCAGTGGTGGCACGTGGACCACGTGGGCGGCTCTCCATCATCAGGCGGTAACGCCCGAGTGGAGCGATTGGCTCGCCCTCGCATATGTGCCCTTTGCGATCGTGGGGTATCGCTTGGTCCCGCGGGATCCGCGCGTGTCTGCGCGCGATCCGCGCGTCTTGCTCGACATTGCATTGCTTGTCGTCGGCGGCGTAACCCTCTCGTGGCACTTTTCCGTTCGCCTGCTGCTCGAGCGCACGAATGTACCGATCCGTGCGGTGGACGTCGTCAATATCATCGGCGACTGGGCGGTCTACCTCGGCGCCGCCGCCGCGCTTATCCGATCACGCAGCCGAATCTTACGCACCGCCATATCGATTAATCTCGCCGCCCATCTGTTTGCCACACTTTCCGACTACGCCTGGGTCAATGCCACGGCGTATCGCCCCGGCGATGCCATCGACGCCTTTTGGTTCGGGACGTGGGTGCTCCGATGGGCCGCCGCACGACATCAGTGGCACGCCGGTCGGCGTCCGAGGGTCGGGAACGGTGAGCGGTGGGATGGCACGTACCGCAGTGGCATCGCGCCGACGTTGGTGGTGGCATTCACCTACACACTGCTGGTGAAGGTCGTCCTGACGGGTGACGCGGATACGCGCGGCATCATCATTGTGGCGACGCTGCTCACGCTGCTCCTCCTCGTTCGCCAGCGCGCGGAACTCACGGCAAACCAAAGCCTGTCGCAAACCCATGTCGCCCTGACGAGGCGTTTCCAGACCTTACTCGCCAATGCAAGCGACTACATCATCGTCATCGATCCGCAACTCCGGCTTCGTTGGGTGAGCCCGTCACTCGGGTTTCTCTCCGCGGCCGAACGCGTCGCGCCGTTTGCCGACCTCGTGCATCCCGACGATCGCGCGTTCACGCTGCGCTGGCTCGTCCATTCTGAGTCCGACGAGCGCGCGCCGTCTCGGCAGTGCCGAGTGCGCGGCGCCGACGGGTGGATGGAGGTCGAACTACGGGTCGAAGACCGCCGCAATGATCCCAGCGTCGGCGGCTTTGTCATCAACGGGCGCGACCTCGCGGCCGAACACGCGTTGGAAGGGCGGCTCCGACACGCTGCCAAGCTCACGACGCTCCACGATATTGCGGGACGCATTGCGCACGCCTTCAACAACCTGCTGGCGATGATCTCTGGGCACGCCGAGTTGCTCGCGACCGACCTCGCCGACGATCCGAGCGCGAGCGCCGACATTGCAGCCATACGAGCAGCGGCTGATCGCGGCGCGGGAATCACGCGCCAGCTCCTCGGCTTCACTGGCTCGCATGTCATTCAGGCGGTGCAGCTTCCCGTGACCGCGACCATCGACGCGCTCGCGCCCGCGCTCGTGCGAACCCTTCCCCAAAACATCAGACTCGATCTCGCGCTGAACGCCCCTGACGCCCACGTGCTGTTCGATCGGTCACAGTTCGAGCAGGTCTTGCTCAACCTCGTCATCAACGCACGCGACGCCATGCCCAAGGGGGGCGTGATCCGAATTGCTGCGGTCGCTGAACTGTTTGACGCCGATCGCGACGTGGTCGTGATTCGCGTGCACGACGACGGGACTGGTATTCCGGCGGAGTCGCTGCATCACATCTTCGAACCATTCTTCACGACGAAGGCCCCCGGAATGGGCACCGGGCTCGGTCTCGCGATGGTCGACACAATTGTGCGGCGCGCGAGCGGGCGTGTGGCCGTAGAAAGCACCGAGGGCCGTGGCACCACCGTTTCGCTGCACCTGCCACGCACGACTGCCCCCGCGCAGACTATTCTGGAGGCTCCGACGGCGCCGTCCGCCGCCCCCCGCCGCGGGACGGTTCTGCTCGTGGACGACGAAACGGGTGTCCGTCGCGTCAGCCGACGTATGCTCGAGCGCGCCGGCTATGCGGTCATCGAAGCGGGGGGCGGAGCCGAAGCCATTGCGCTCGCCGCGCAGCCGGAGCTCGCGATCGACATTCTGGTGACCGACATGATGATGCCCGATGTGTCGGGCCACGACGTGATTGAGCGCTTCGTGACGTTGCGACCCGCCACGCCGATCATCGTCGTGACCGGCTTTGCGGCTGAGGGGATCGATCAGTCACCGCTGGATCCGGCCGTGAAAGCGATTCTCGCCAAGCCGTTCAACGCCAAGAACTTCATTCGTATCGTGAGTGCCGCTCTAACCGGAAAAGACGAACCGTCCGACCACGAGCGGTCGGACGGTTCGTAG
- a CDS encoding PAS domain S-box protein, whose amino-acid sequence MPPPQADCTRADPRDAHWRATDSVAVLLGLLYVGWVAFGWRGSEQTGVIDSIPHVLVGLGVGALQWRMGAMRDNLRERLAWRLLAVASVTRMLAVASLGQMLARHFWQASLTFGTFTTPAWIIALTWIFQFSGITALLVFPAAAWRRADRPRFAIDAAIVTGGLVMWAVAANTYLSTPTEPLNDLSVVAGDALSVVFAAVLYLRSGSALTRDVAVALLAAHVLQLVPELWHASPAVASHAPAGIVSGIWCASWAIRWVSARWSLYLLATSPQSAAGDERGYRSGFLPTALVAAAPVGMLYALASPGRADDVVFLYSSVGLAILVVARQVVELQEHDRLLRKQEDEHHWFSAVLQHAYDVLALVDNEGRVVYASPATAQFLGAKSTDAASSFSDLLHPDDRTKFVAILQSPHFEPIERTVRMRASNGEWREAALRLRDLRHEPNVGAVVINGHDVSRELQMATQLRASRDVEALGVFAGGLAHDLNNFLMVIASHVELLINDLPAARREAHADLMAIGTAARRANVLTSGLLSLSRRKAVQREVVNIEQFLRERITRLGAAVDVTSGIDRLGVRSDVPSLRNALDAVLNDQVAQHGPLVPFVVSIDAVELGGAHAESLNLAAGPYVAVRIATSSAHTLEVTGPSTGNWENAPDDLSTVLVHAAVREAGGAIEAKSRANGSSVTLFLPSAAR is encoded by the coding sequence GTGCCGCCCCCCCAGGCCGACTGCACTCGTGCGGATCCGCGCGATGCACACTGGCGCGCGACCGACTCCGTCGCCGTCCTGCTTGGGTTGCTCTATGTGGGATGGGTCGCGTTCGGCTGGAGGGGAAGCGAACAGACCGGCGTCATCGATAGCATACCCCACGTCTTGGTGGGCCTCGGCGTTGGCGCGCTCCAGTGGCGCATGGGCGCCATGCGAGATAACCTGCGCGAGCGCCTTGCGTGGCGACTCCTCGCCGTCGCGTCAGTTACGCGGATGCTCGCCGTCGCGTCGCTGGGGCAGATGCTGGCCCGACACTTCTGGCAGGCGTCACTCACGTTTGGCACGTTCACGACCCCCGCGTGGATCATCGCACTCACGTGGATATTCCAATTTTCCGGAATCACGGCGCTGCTCGTGTTTCCCGCCGCCGCGTGGCGCCGCGCTGACCGCCCGCGATTCGCCATCGATGCCGCCATTGTGACCGGTGGATTGGTGATGTGGGCGGTCGCGGCGAACACCTACCTGAGTACGCCCACTGAACCTCTGAACGACCTATCCGTCGTCGCGGGCGATGCGCTGTCGGTCGTCTTCGCTGCCGTCCTCTACCTCCGGAGCGGATCGGCACTCACGCGAGACGTCGCGGTCGCGTTGCTCGCGGCACACGTCCTTCAGCTCGTGCCGGAACTATGGCACGCGTCTCCAGCCGTCGCGTCCCATGCGCCGGCGGGCATCGTCTCCGGCATTTGGTGCGCCTCATGGGCCATCCGATGGGTTTCGGCCCGGTGGTCGCTCTACCTCCTCGCCACATCGCCGCAGAGCGCCGCGGGGGATGAGCGTGGGTATCGTAGCGGATTTCTTCCCACGGCGCTCGTGGCTGCGGCCCCCGTCGGGATGCTGTACGCGCTCGCGTCGCCAGGGCGAGCGGACGACGTCGTATTTCTGTATAGCAGCGTGGGACTGGCCATCTTGGTGGTCGCGAGGCAAGTCGTGGAACTGCAAGAGCACGATCGACTGCTCCGCAAGCAGGAGGACGAACACCACTGGTTCAGCGCGGTACTCCAGCACGCATATGACGTGCTCGCGCTCGTGGACAACGAGGGTCGTGTCGTCTACGCCAGCCCAGCCACCGCACAGTTTCTTGGCGCGAAGTCCACCGACGCAGCGTCGTCATTCTCGGACCTCCTGCACCCTGACGATCGGACAAAATTTGTGGCCATTCTTCAGTCGCCACATTTCGAACCGATCGAGCGAACCGTGCGTATGCGCGCATCAAACGGTGAATGGCGGGAGGCCGCGCTACGACTGCGCGACCTGCGCCACGAACCGAACGTCGGCGCGGTGGTCATCAACGGGCATGACGTGTCGCGTGAATTGCAAATGGCGACGCAACTGCGTGCGTCACGCGACGTCGAAGCACTCGGAGTTTTTGCCGGCGGCCTCGCGCACGATCTCAATAATTTCCTGATGGTGATTGCGTCGCATGTGGAACTGCTCATCAACGATCTTCCCGCCGCACGACGGGAGGCGCACGCCGACCTAATGGCCATCGGGACAGCGGCCCGGAGAGCGAACGTGCTCACGAGCGGACTCCTGAGCCTCAGCCGTCGTAAAGCGGTCCAACGCGAAGTGGTGAACATCGAGCAGTTCCTGCGCGAACGTATCACCCGGCTCGGCGCGGCCGTCGATGTCACCAGCGGCATAGACCGCCTTGGGGTCCGATCGGATGTGCCGTCGCTCCGCAACGCACTGGATGCGGTCCTCAACGATCAGGTGGCGCAACACGGACCGCTCGTTCCGTTTGTCGTGTCGATTGATGCGGTTGAGCTTGGTGGCGCGCACGCCGAATCACTGAACCTCGCGGCGGGGCCCTACGTGGCGGTGCGCATTGCCACGTCGTCGGCACACACACTCGAAGTGACCGGCCCATCCACGGGCAACTGGGAGAACGCACCAGACGATCTCAGCACGGTGCTGGTGCACGCCGCCGTGCGCGAAGCGGGCGGAGCCATCGAGGCCAAGAGCCGCGCGAACGGATCGAGTGTGACGCTCTTCCTGCCGAGTGCCGCGCGATGA
- a CDS encoding glycosyl hydrolase, with amino-acid sequence MNARLQTRIAVAALACSLSSTIAMAQRPKAAAASTAASTAPSTSYSAALYTDPGATASRFKAMRWRLVGPFRGGRSVAVAGDPSDARVFWFGAVNGGVWKTANGGQTWRNVTDGRSDISSVGAVTLAPSDHNVIYVGTGEAQLREDLTYGTGVYRSTDGGEHWQHLGLGDTQHISKIVVDPRDPERVFVAAMGHAFGPNAERGIFRSADGGRHWSKVLFLNDSTGAIDLAMDPGNPRILYASMWKFQRTPWGMNAGAGRSGLWKSLDGGDTWSELSFNAGIPRTPLGKIGIAVSPTRPQRLWASIEAPDSAGGVFRSDNGGATWERTSGDQKWAVRPFYYSALTADPVDENTVYIMNLQVWRSVDGGHAFSQVRVPHGDTHQLWIDPKDPKRMINANDGGATISYDGGTSWSTQQNQPTAQFYHVTTDQQFPYRVYGAQQDNSTVSIASRSDDGAIGIRDFFSVAGCENATIAVDPRDPNVTYGGCYTGILTRNDRATRQDRDVSVWLSNYDGWAARDVPYRFQWTFPILLSPHDPSTLYATSQFVHRSTNEGASWEKISPDLTRHDAATLGRSGGPIHGDMTGTEWYATIYAFAESPRRKGVLWAGSDDGLVNISTDAGAHWTNVTPRAYGAFTRTAGIEPSHFDAATAYVAANRYQQDDFHAYIWKTTDEGRNWTSISTGLPNGAYVRTVREDPVRRGLLYAGTETGVYVSLDDGAHWEPLQLNLPRVSVRDLAVHGHDLVAATHGRAFWILDDISSLRQMADSVTTARAHLFQPAPALRWVTGGGQSATEGENPRGGATIDYWLKDTPKDKVHLQFLDASGTVIRTYDSELPPVDSVSARADSATRATLAARGDSLAFDAADSVVSARAGSNRFSWNLRYPGATALKNTVLDEGTLDGPMAPPGTYRVRLIVGADSLVRTFAVVADPRVKTTAADLIAQFQAALRVRNKITELAESVGRIEDTQSQIDARVEQSKDQGFAKRVADAATPLRVRFEALRDELTEVSCHVDQCTLDQPIRLYNMLISLNAQIQSGDYGPTKQHGDVSVELATKVGAVLQRLQQLENAELAAFNKLLQDVGLPPIYQRPRKTIL; translated from the coding sequence ATGAATGCTCGTCTCCAGACACGGATCGCCGTAGCGGCCCTCGCCTGCTCCCTGAGCAGCACCATCGCCATGGCTCAGCGTCCGAAAGCTGCGGCCGCTTCCACCGCCGCTTCCACCGCGCCCTCCACCAGCTACTCGGCCGCGCTCTACACCGATCCCGGCGCGACCGCGTCGCGATTTAAGGCCATGCGCTGGCGCTTAGTAGGACCGTTCCGCGGCGGGCGTTCCGTCGCGGTGGCCGGCGATCCCTCCGATGCCCGCGTGTTCTGGTTTGGTGCCGTGAACGGTGGCGTTTGGAAGACCGCCAACGGCGGGCAAACGTGGCGCAACGTGACCGACGGACGCAGTGACATTTCGTCGGTGGGAGCGGTCACGCTCGCTCCGTCGGATCACAACGTCATCTATGTGGGGACCGGTGAGGCGCAGTTGCGCGAAGATCTCACCTACGGCACCGGCGTGTATCGCTCCACCGACGGCGGTGAGCATTGGCAGCATCTCGGACTCGGCGACACGCAGCACATCTCGAAGATCGTGGTGGATCCGCGTGACCCAGAGCGCGTGTTCGTGGCCGCGATGGGACATGCTTTTGGCCCCAACGCGGAGCGCGGCATCTTCCGCAGCGCCGACGGCGGCCGTCATTGGTCGAAGGTGCTGTTCCTGAATGACTCCACCGGCGCCATTGACCTTGCCATGGATCCCGGTAACCCGCGCATTTTGTATGCGTCAATGTGGAAGTTTCAGCGCACGCCGTGGGGGATGAACGCAGGGGCCGGACGCAGTGGCCTCTGGAAAAGCCTTGACGGTGGCGACACGTGGAGCGAACTGAGCTTCAATGCCGGCATCCCGCGCACGCCGCTCGGTAAAATCGGCATCGCGGTTTCGCCGACGCGGCCGCAGCGCCTCTGGGCCAGCATCGAAGCGCCGGATTCCGCAGGCGGCGTGTTCCGCTCCGACAACGGTGGCGCCACGTGGGAGCGGACGAGCGGCGATCAAAAGTGGGCGGTCCGCCCCTTCTATTACTCTGCGCTGACTGCCGACCCGGTGGACGAGAACACCGTCTACATCATGAACCTGCAGGTGTGGCGTTCGGTGGACGGCGGGCACGCCTTCTCGCAGGTGCGCGTGCCGCATGGCGACACCCACCAGTTGTGGATTGACCCCAAGGACCCCAAGCGGATGATCAACGCCAACGACGGGGGCGCGACCATCTCGTACGATGGCGGCACGTCGTGGTCTACGCAGCAGAACCAACCGACCGCGCAGTTTTATCACGTCACCACCGATCAGCAGTTTCCCTATCGCGTGTACGGCGCGCAGCAGGACAACTCGACCGTCTCGATTGCGAGCCGCAGTGATGACGGCGCCATTGGGATCCGTGATTTCTTTTCTGTGGCCGGCTGCGAGAATGCGACGATTGCCGTCGATCCGCGCGACCCGAACGTGACGTACGGCGGCTGCTACACCGGCATTCTCACGCGCAACGACCGTGCGACGCGACAGGATCGCGACGTGTCGGTGTGGCTCTCCAACTACGATGGGTGGGCCGCGCGCGACGTGCCCTATCGTTTTCAGTGGACGTTCCCGATTTTGCTCTCTCCGCATGACCCGAGCACGCTCTACGCGACCTCGCAGTTTGTGCACCGTTCCACCAACGAGGGCGCCAGCTGGGAGAAGATCTCGCCCGACCTCACGCGCCACGACGCCGCGACGCTCGGGCGTTCCGGTGGCCCGATTCACGGCGACATGACGGGCACGGAGTGGTATGCCACCATCTACGCGTTCGCAGAATCGCCGCGCCGCAAGGGCGTGCTCTGGGCCGGCAGTGACGACGGCCTGGTGAACATCTCCACCGATGCCGGCGCGCACTGGACGAACGTCACGCCGCGCGCCTATGGCGCGTTTACGCGCACGGCGGGCATTGAACCCTCGCACTTTGACGCGGCCACGGCGTATGTCGCGGCCAACCGGTATCAGCAGGACGACTTCCACGCGTACATCTGGAAGACCACGGACGAAGGACGCAACTGGACATCCATCAGCACCGGACTCCCGAACGGCGCGTATGTGCGTACCGTGCGCGAAGACCCCGTGCGACGGGGCCTGCTGTACGCGGGCACCGAGACGGGCGTGTATGTGTCGCTCGACGACGGGGCGCACTGGGAGCCACTGCAGCTCAACCTGCCGCGCGTCAGCGTGCGCGATCTCGCCGTGCACGGTCACGATCTCGTGGCCGCAACGCACGGGCGCGCGTTCTGGATTCTCGACGACATTTCGTCGCTCCGTCAAATGGCGGACAGCGTAACTACGGCGCGTGCGCATCTCTTTCAGCCGGCACCGGCCCTGCGATGGGTGACCGGCGGCGGACAGAGCGCCACCGAAGGGGAAAACCCGCGCGGCGGCGCGACGATTGACTACTGGCTCAAGGACACGCCAAAGGACAAGGTGCACCTACAGTTCCTCGACGCTTCGGGGACGGTGATCCGCACGTACGACAGCGAACTACCCCCCGTTGACTCTGTGAGCGCGCGGGCCGATTCCGCGACGCGCGCCACGTTGGCCGCACGAGGCGATTCCCTCGCCTTTGACGCCGCCGACTCTGTGGTGAGTGCGCGCGCGGGTAGCAATCGCTTCTCCTGGAACCTGCGGTATCCTGGCGCGACTGCGCTCAAAAACACCGTCCTCGACGAAGGGACGCTCGACGGACCGATGGCGCCGCCAGGCACGTATCGCGTGCGACTCATCGTGGGCGCGGATTCGCTGGTGCGAACCTTCGCCGTCGTGGCCGATCCGCGGGTGAAGACGACCGCCGCCGACCTCATCGCACAGTTTCAGGCCGCGCTCCGTGTGCGGAACAAGATCACCGAGTTGGCGGAGTCGGTGGGCCGCATCGAGGACACGCAGTCACAGATTGACGCGCGCGTCGAGCAGAGCAAGGATCAGGGATTCGCCAAGCGCGTCGCGGACGCGGCCACGCCATTGCGCGTGCGTTTCGAAGCGCTGCGCGACGAACTCACAGAAGTCAGCTGTCACGTGGACCAGTGCACGCTGGATCAGCCCATTCGCCTCTACAACATGCTGATCTCGCTCAACGCGCAGATTCAGTCGGGCGACTACGGTCCGACGAAGCAGCACGGTGACGTGTCCGTAGAGCTGGCGACCAAGGTTGGCGCGGTGCTCCAGCGCCTGCAACAGCTTGAGAATGCAGAACTGGCGGCGTTCAACAAACTGCTGCAGGACGTGGGGCTTCCGCCCATCTACCAGCGACCCCGCAAGACTATTCTATAG